TTTCCATCGGGACCCACAGTTGTAGATGAAGTGTCAAATGCAGCTTTTTGGCTTGGACTTCTGAATGGTTTTGAAGATGAGTATAAAGATATTACCGAAGAACTTGATTTTGATAACGCCCGGATGAACTTTTTTGCAGCATCCAAAATGGGACTGGATACCAAATTTATGTGGACCGGTGACCGGAAAGTATCGGCGGTTGATTTGATTAAAGATGAACTGTTACCGATTGCACGGAACGGATTAATGAAAGCTGATATCAATTCTTCTGACATTGATACCTACCTTGGTGTGATAGAGGAGAGAGTGAATTCAGCCCAAACCGGTTCTTATTGGGTGGTAAAATCGTATGGAAATTTAGTTAAAGAGAGTAACAGAGACCAGGCACTTACAGCCATCACTTCAGCAATGATGAAAAATCAAAACAAAGGAGAACCTGTTCATAAATGGGGGTTAGCAAAGTTGGAAGATTTGGAAAACTGGAAACCGTCATCCCTGATGGTTGAAGAGTTTATGACTACCGACCTGTTTACCGTTCATAAAGATGATATACTCGAATTTGTTGCAAACCTGTTAGACTGGCGAAAGATCAGGTATTTACCCGTAGAAGATGATCAGAAGCACTTAATAGGGTTGATCACCATGAGGCAGTTGTTACGGGAATACTCAAAAGCTGAAGGGGAAGGCGAAGACACAGGTACCAAAACCGTAAGCAATATCATGCTTCAGAATCCCATTACGATTCACCCGGAAGCATCTATAATGGAGGCTATGAGAATACTGAGGGAGCAAAAGATTGGTTGTCTCCCGGTAGTGAAAAACAGCCGGCTTATAGGAATAATATCGGAGGGTAACTTTATGAAGATTACCATTCGTCTTCTGAAAACACTTGAAAACCAAAAATAATTATCAGCACCGAAGTATTGACCGTCAACTTAATGCACATCGAAAAGGAAACAGAACAAAAAAAAGATGATACAAGCAGGATAATATGGAGTCATGAAGCAGAAGTAGGTCCCATATTTGTGGTTTTTGCGGGAGTGCATGGAAATGAAACGGCAGGGATAAATGCTTGCAAGCAGATTGCCAATTCCCTGGAATCCATGAAAGGTGATATACAGGGTTCGGTGTATATGATAAGCGGTAACAAAACTGCGATAGAAGAAGGGGTAAGGTATATTGATTTTGACCTGAACCGAATTTGGAACGAGCTCGACTCAGGTTCTGAAGAATTGCGTGAATCAGCTGAATGGAAGGAAGCCCTGGAAATAAGGGAGATTATTAAGGGACTGATTGGCAGATACAGTGATGATATGAAGGAGGTTTACTTCATTGATTTACATACTACATCGGCTAAAAGCTGTGCATTCATTCCTTTTAATGATACGCTTGAAAACCGTAGAATTGCTTTACGGTTTCCGGTACCCCAAATTCTGGGAATCGAAGAATCTATACACGGAACATTACTCAGTTATATCAACGATTTAGGCTATCCTGCAATTGGTTTTGAAGCAGGCAGTCACACCGATCCACTATCCATCGAGCGAACCGAAGCCTTTCTTTGGATATATCTCGATTACGTCAATATTGTGAATCTGGGAATTAAGAAGCTAAGGCACCTTGAGGAGAAACTGAGGCCTGAGTCGGATATTCCCATTAAATACTAT
The nucleotide sequence above comes from Gracilimonas sp.. Encoded proteins:
- a CDS encoding succinylglutamate desuccinylase/aspartoacylase family protein, producing MHIEKETEQKKDDTSRIIWSHEAEVGPIFVVFAGVHGNETAGINACKQIANSLESMKGDIQGSVYMISGNKTAIEEGVRYIDFDLNRIWNELDSGSEELRESAEWKEALEIREIIKGLIGRYSDDMKEVYFIDLHTTSAKSCAFIPFNDTLENRRIALRFPVPQILGIEESIHGTLLSYINDLGYPAIGFEAGSHTDPLSIERTEAFLWIYLDYVNIVNLGIKKLRHLEEKLRPESDIPIKYYEINHHYMVEDPEVFRMKKGYVNFDSVRKGDFLAYDDYKRILAPVSGFIFMPLYQKKGNDGFFILKGRSPFWLEISSIFRDSFLNNYLHYLPGVEEFQPGAYSVNLTIARFFVKEIFHLLGYRVIRKDENRLICYKRI